A stretch of DNA from Brevibacillus ruminantium:
GTAGCGCCAGATCGGCGGGAGCAGCCAATAAGAGAGAGCATACGCCAGTGAAATGTAGGCGAGGACGTAATAAGAAGGAGCCCCTTTGGAATAGGCCCAACCGCTCCCTCCCAAGAAGGTAAAGGTCGTGTAGATTTCGCCGGCCACCAGCAGAAAGATAAAGATGGTGCCAAAGCCGCGGCCACCGACGGTCCATTGCTCCATGTTCATGTCTTTTCCTTTTTGGGCACGAATGCCGAAAAAGAGCGAAGATAAGAGGAATACAAAAATGATCACCAGTGCAATGTTCATCCCCTCTCCTCCTCTCGATTGGCCGGGTCAAGCCTATTGACAACAGCCATGATGCCAGAGGTGATAATTACCCATAGGACAATCCAGAAGAGGACAAAAGGCATGCCCAACACATACGGCTCTACCCGGTTTACAAATGGCACACCTCCGAGCATTCCGATAAACGGCACAAACCCCAACCAGTCCTTCGCTTTCATTCACTTCCCTCCAATCATCGTACTTTGTCCCTCTTGTCGGCTGACCCGTGGGACATGTATGGTACTATTATCGAAAGATTCAATCTTTTCCTTTGTCACCATTTCCAGAAATTAATCAGAATCTTTGTTCCATTTACCAAAACCAGATGGGAGGGCTTTCATTGATCACCGTACGCGAACTTATGACTGTGACAGGCTGGGGTACCGATGCTGTTCTGGCGGGAGAAGCCTTTTTAGACAAAGAGCTGATCGCGGTCACTTCGTTCGATTCGCCAGACGGTCACAGATGGCTTCACGAGGGGGAATTCGTGCTGACAACCGGCTATCCGTTTGTCTGTGATAAGGAAACCTCAGAAGAGAGACTGATTCAGCTGATTGAAGAGCTGTGCGAGATTGGTACTCCCGGATTTGCCATTAAGCTGGGAAGGTACATCGACGAGCTCCCATTTAGTGTCATCCACTACGCGAATCAAAAGCAGATGCCGATTCTCTCTTTCCCGATGGACAAAGCCTGGTCTGACATCATCATCCCGATTGCCCATTACATCAACGCCAAGCAGCGGGAAGAGCTGGACCGAACGCACGCCATCTATGAATCGTTTCACCGTCATCTAACCAGTGGGGGCAGCGTGGAAAAGCTGGCCGCGCTCCTGCATGAGGTACTGCAAACACCAGTCAGCATTTTCTCCAGCACACTGAAATGGAACCTGCACATCCCTATGCCCTTTGAGCCTCCTCTCCCTTTTGAAGATTTATGGGCAAGCCGCTCGTCGGCTCCAGGAGATCATGGGCTGATTCGCTATCATCAAAAACATGCGGTACGCTGGCTTACACATCATCACAACAGAGAAGGAGCGATTGTCTTATGGGAGATGGCCCGGAAGCTTCACTCTTGGGAAAAGGTCGCACTGGAACAAGCAGCTGCTCTGCTCACCCTGGAGATTGAGCGTCACTATACCGTTCTGGCTGCCTACCAGCGGTTTCGCAATGATTTTCTGCATCTACTGGTCACAGAGAAAAATGCAGAACCTGAGCTTCTCATCCGCAAAGCAGATGAAGTCGGCTGGAAGCTGGGAGAGCATTATGTAGCTGCTGTTATGAAGCATCGGGCTGAATCAGAGAGTGACTTATTGGCCTGGCGTGCGTATGAATCCTTATTGAACGTTTTGCGCACCCACTGGGAAAAAGCGGAACACCCGATTTTGTGCGGTCTGGACCGGGAAAACAGAATCGTGCTACTTTTCCCCGTTCAGACGCATGCACCGTCTTCAGCTACAAAGCAGCTTTCCAGCCTTCCCACGCTTATGGAAAAGGCGAGGACGCAGCCCATGTGCATCGGCATCGGCCGCTTTCATCCCGGCTTGTCCGGGGTGGCTACAAGCTATCGGGAAGCCGTGATCAGTTGTCGTGCAGCCAGACAAGCTGACCCGTGTGGAACAGTGACAACACCCTCTCCTCTTTTGTCCATTCGTCACTTCTCTGCTCTGGGTTTAGAGCGTGTTCTCTTCGCCGAACGTCCCGAAGAGGAGGCACGCTTGATCACCGAGGAGTGTTTGGGTGAACTTATTCGCTACGACCAGGAGAAAAGCGGTCAGCTCGTTGAGACGCTCCGGACTTTTCTGGCCTGTGATGGCAATCATGCGGATGCTGCAGCGAAGCTGTTTGTTCATAAAAATACCGTCAAGTACAGATTGCAGGTCATCAGCGATTTGACTGGATTGCAGCCGGAAAATGGACAAGCACAACTCTTGTTTCGCATTGCGCTGACGAGCCATGCCATTCGCGTATAGTTTGAACTGCTTCCTCACATAAAAAAATCCCCTGGTCCTTGTTTCAGACCAGAGGATTTTTTGTGTGCGACCGTTTTTATGCGTAGTGTTCCTCACGCAGCCGCTGTATTTCTTCGCTTTCCAGGTATTCATCATAGGTAATCATCTTGTCGATGATGCCTTTTGGTGTAATCTCGATAATCCGGTTGGCAATCGTCTGCACAAACTGATGGTCATGAGAGACAAATAACAGCGTTCCATCAAATTCGATCAAGCCGTTGTTCAATGCGGTGATCGATTCCAGGTCCAAGTGGTTTGTCGGCTCATCCATGATCAGGACATTGGCTTGTGCGAGCATCATTTTGGCAAGCATGCAACGCACTTTTTCGCCACCGGACAGAACGTTCGCTTTCTTCAGGGATTCATCCCCGGAGAAGAGCATCCGTCCCAAATAACTGCGAATAAAGGTCTCGTCCTGCTCTTTGGAGTATTGACGCAGCCAATCGACCAGAGAGAGATCTGTGCTGAAGTACTCGGAGTTGTCTTTCGGGAAATATGCTTGTGAGGTAGTGACTCCCCATTCGAAGCTGCCGCTGTCCGCTTCAATCTCTCCCATCAAGACGCGGAACAGGGTTGTTTTTGCCAGCTCATTCGGTCCGACAAACGCTACCTTATCCCCTTTGTTAATGGTCAGATTGAGGTTTTCAAACAGCTTTTCGCCCTCAAGCGTTTTACTCAAACCTTCGATCAGGAGCAAATTTTTGCCCGCTTCCCGCTCCGGTTTGAAATTGATGTACGGATAACGGCGGCTGGACGGGCGGATATCCTCGAGCGAAATTTTATCCAACAGTTTTTTCCGCGAGGTCGCCTGCTTGGACTTGGATGCATTCGCACTAAAGCGGGCGATAAACTCCTGCAGCTCTTTAATCTTCTCTTCTTTTTTCTTGTTTTGCTCCCGCGCCAGTTTCAGCGCCAGTTGGCTGGATTCGTACCAGAAATCATAGTTCCCGACGTACAGCTGGATTTTGCCAAAGTCGATATCGGCGATATGCGTACATACCTTGTTCAGGAAGTGACGGTCGTGAGATACGACGATGACCGTATTTTCATAATCTGCCAGGAAGTTTTCCAACCAGCGGATGGATTCAATGTCCAGGTGGTTGGTCGGCTCATCCAGAAGCAGGACGTGTGGGTTGCCGAACAGCGCTTGCGCCAGCAATACCCGTACCTTTTCATTACCGGACAGATCTTTCATCTGCTTGTCATGCATATCAACCGGAATTCCCAGCCCAATCAACAGCTCGGCAGCGTCGGCCTCTGCCATCCAGCCGTTGAGCTCTTCGAACTCCCCTTCAAGCTGGGAGGCTCTCATACCGTCTGCCTCGGAAAAGTCTTCCTTCATGTACAGGGCATTCTTTTCTTCCATGATTTCATAGAGACGCTTGTGGCCCATAATCACTGTTTTGAGAACTTCAAATTCATCGAATTCAAAGTGGTTTTGCTTCAATACAGCGATCCGCTCCCCAGGAGTAACCGATACCTGGCCGCTAGTGGGCTCGATTTCACCGGAGAGGATTTTCACAAAGGTCGACTTACCGGCGCCGTTCGCACCGATTAACCCATAACAGTTACCAGGCGTAAACTTAA
This window harbors:
- a CDS encoding ABC-F family ATP-binding cassette domain-containing protein, producing MISTQNVTLRYGKRALFEDVTIKFTPGNCYGLIGANGAGKSTFVKILSGEIEPTSGQVSVTPGERIAVLKQNHFEFDEFEVLKTVIMGHKRLYEIMEEKNALYMKEDFSEADGMRASQLEGEFEELNGWMAEADAAELLIGLGIPVDMHDKQMKDLSGNEKVRVLLAQALFGNPHVLLLDEPTNHLDIESIRWLENFLADYENTVIVVSHDRHFLNKVCTHIADIDFGKIQLYVGNYDFWYESSQLALKLAREQNKKKEEKIKELQEFIARFSANASKSKQATSRKKLLDKISLEDIRPSSRRYPYINFKPEREAGKNLLLIEGLSKTLEGEKLFENLNLTINKGDKVAFVGPNELAKTTLFRVLMGEIEADSGSFEWGVTTSQAYFPKDNSEYFSTDLSLVDWLRQYSKEQDETFIRSYLGRMLFSGDESLKKANVLSGGEKVRCMLAKMMLAQANVLIMDEPTNHLDLESITALNNGLIEFDGTLLFVSHDHQFVQTIANRIIEITPKGIIDKMITYDEYLESEEIQRLREEHYA
- a CDS encoding DUF3311 domain-containing protein, translated to MKAKDWLGFVPFIGMLGGVPFVNRVEPYVLGMPFVLFWIVLWVIITSGIMAVVNRLDPANREEERG
- a CDS encoding PucR family transcriptional regulator — protein: MITVRELMTVTGWGTDAVLAGEAFLDKELIAVTSFDSPDGHRWLHEGEFVLTTGYPFVCDKETSEERLIQLIEELCEIGTPGFAIKLGRYIDELPFSVIHYANQKQMPILSFPMDKAWSDIIIPIAHYINAKQREELDRTHAIYESFHRHLTSGGSVEKLAALLHEVLQTPVSIFSSTLKWNLHIPMPFEPPLPFEDLWASRSSAPGDHGLIRYHQKHAVRWLTHHHNREGAIVLWEMARKLHSWEKVALEQAAALLTLEIERHYTVLAAYQRFRNDFLHLLVTEKNAEPELLIRKADEVGWKLGEHYVAAVMKHRAESESDLLAWRAYESLLNVLRTHWEKAEHPILCGLDRENRIVLLFPVQTHAPSSATKQLSSLPTLMEKARTQPMCIGIGRFHPGLSGVATSYREAVISCRAARQADPCGTVTTPSPLLSIRHFSALGLERVLFAERPEEEARLITEECLGELIRYDQEKSGQLVETLRTFLACDGNHADAAAKLFVHKNTVKYRLQVISDLTGLQPENGQAQLLFRIALTSHAIRV